One window of the Janthinobacterium sp. PAMC25594 genome contains the following:
- a CDS encoding DMT family transporter — protein sequence MKTHASPPPALGLPELALIAITFIWGGTFLVVQHAVTVSGPLAFVAARFAVAASIGALVCRGQLRQLTKAELLTGMAIGVSIFGGYALQTYGLMHITSSKSAFITAVYVPIVPLVQWLAFKQRPRAAVWAAVVLAFVGLLLLTDMDGLSMGLGKGELMTAVGAIAIALEIILISRVSPQLNILRVTIVQLATASLIALLLMPVMGEAPPALSQTFILSVLALGCASALIQYVMNWAQKRISATKATLIYAGEPVWAGVIGRIAGERLPALAIVGGILIICAGILSEWRPKRLRADGKAIALSD from the coding sequence ATGAAAACACACGCAAGTCCCCCGCCCGCTCTCGGCCTGCCCGAGCTGGCCTTGATCGCCATTACCTTCATCTGGGGCGGCACTTTTCTTGTCGTGCAACATGCCGTGACGGTCAGCGGGCCGCTGGCCTTTGTCGCTGCCCGCTTTGCCGTGGCCGCCAGCATCGGCGCCCTCGTTTGCCGGGGCCAGCTACGCCAGTTGACGAAGGCCGAATTGCTCACGGGAATGGCCATCGGCGTGAGCATCTTTGGCGGCTACGCGCTGCAAACCTATGGCCTGATGCATATCACGAGCAGTAAATCGGCCTTCATCACGGCCGTCTATGTGCCCATCGTGCCGCTGGTGCAATGGCTGGCCTTCAAGCAGCGGCCCCGCGCCGCCGTCTGGGCCGCCGTGGTGCTGGCTTTCGTGGGCTTGCTGTTGCTCACAGACATGGATGGCTTGAGCATGGGTCTGGGCAAAGGCGAGCTGATGACGGCCGTGGGCGCCATCGCGATCGCGCTGGAAATTATTTTGATCAGCCGCGTCTCGCCGCAATTGAACATCTTGCGCGTGACCATCGTGCAACTGGCGACCGCATCCCTGATCGCCCTGCTGCTGATGCCCGTCATGGGTGAAGCGCCGCCAGCCCTGAGCCAGACCTTCATCCTCAGCGTGCTGGCATTGGGCTGCGCCAGCGCGCTGATCCAGTATGTGATGAACTGGGCGCAAAAGCGCATTTCCGCCACCAAGGCCACCTTGATCTACGCGGGCGAGCCGGTCTGGGCGGGCGTGATCGGGCGCATCGCCGGCGAACGCCTGCCCGCGCTGGCCATCGTGGGAGGCATATTGATCATTTGCGCGGGCATCCTCAGCGAGTGGCGGCCGAAGCGCCTGCGTGCCGATGGCAAGGCCATCGCGCTATCGGATTAA